Proteins from a single region of Hordeum vulgare subsp. vulgare chromosome 6H, MorexV3_pseudomolecules_assembly, whole genome shotgun sequence:
- the LOC123402912 gene encoding putative cell wall protein encodes MANKLASLLILAVLVAAACSGSAARDVPRASKEGAVKRPETFQEGTVLIPGIGRYELGSHHMPDIGGLDHSIPAAASGQFIPGADDTWVPNPGFEVPNPFRPASTESP; translated from the coding sequence ATGGCTAACAAGTTGGCGTCCCTGCTGATCCTCGCGGTGCTGGTGGCCGCGGCGTGCTCGGGCTCGGCGGCGCGCGACGTCCCGCGCGCCTCCAAGGAGGGTGCGGTGAAGCGGCCGGAGACGTTCCAGGAGGGGACGGTGCTGATCCCGGGGATCGGGCGGTACGAGCTGGGCAGCCACCACATGCCGGACATCGGCGGGCTGGACCACAGCATCCCGGCCGCCGCCAGCGGCCAGTTCATCCCCGGCGCCGACGACACCTGGGTCCCCAACCCCGGCTTCGAGGTGCCCAACCCATTCCGCCCCGCCTCCACGGAGTCTCCCTGA
- the LOC123402865 gene encoding probable carboxylesterase 15 produces the protein MPTMPVAVAASGDTNVVEDLYGILRVLSDGTVVRSPDQPEFCPITFPCDHPSVQWKEAVYDKGKNLRVRMYKPSGGGEQAGRKLPVLVHYHGGGFCLGSCTWGNIHSFCLRLAAEAGAVVLSAGYRLAPEHRLPAALDDAAGFLEWLRERSVSAEGEDRWLTEAADFGRVFVTGDSAGGTLAHHLAVRAGTSAAPKHGDGVDSLTIKGYILLMPFFGGVDRTRSEAVEFPLAETPFLNLAVLDRFWRLSLPEGASRDHPIANPFGADSPALGSVEFPPVLVVSSGTDLLHDRTVDYAERLARMGKPLEVVDFPDDPHGFFTQEPWSETTGELIRLVSVFVADSCVAVAAPKTA, from the coding sequence ATGCCAACCATGCCGGTCGCCGTGGCTGCCTCCGGCGACACAAACGTCGTGGAGGACCTCTACGGCATCCTCCGTGTACTCAGCGACGGCACCGTTGTCCGGTCACCGGACCAGCCAGAGTTCTGCCCGATCACCTTCCCCTGCGACCACCCTTCCGTGCAGTGGAAGGAGGCCGTCTACGATAAGGGCAAGAACCTCCGCGTCCGCATGTACAAGCCGTCGGGCGGCGGTGAGCAGGCCGGCCGGAAGCTGCCGGTGCTCGTCCACTACCATGGCGGGGGCTTCTGCCTCGGCTCGTGTACGTGGGGGAACATCCACAGCTTCTGTCTCCGCCTCGCCGCGGAGGCCGGCGCCGTCGTGCTCTCCGCCGGCTACCGCCTCGCTCCGGAGCAccgcctccccgcggccctcgaCGATGCGGCCGGCTTCCTAGAGTGGCTCCGCGAACGATCCGTGAGCGCCGAGGGCGAGGACAGGTGGCTCACGGAGGCGGCCGACTTCGGCCGCGTGTTCGTCACCGGCGACTCGGCGGGCGGGACCTTAGCGCACCACCTCGCCGTGCGCGCCGGGACGTCGGCCGCGCCCAAACACGGCGATGGCGTCGACTCTCTCACGATCAAAGGCTACATCCTGCTAATGCCGTTCTTCGGCGGCGTGGACCGGACACGGTCGGAGGCGGTGGAGTTCCCGTTGGCGGAGACGCCGTTCCTCAACCTGGCCGTGCTGGACCGATTCTGGCGGCTCTCGCTGCCGGAGGGCGCCAGCAGAGACCACCCGATCGCGAACCCGTTCGGGGCGGACAGCCCTGCCCTGGGCTCGGTGGAGTTCCCGCCGGTCCTCGTCGTTTCCAGCGGCACCGACTTGCTGCACGACCGGACCGTCGACTACGCGGAGCGGCTGGCGAGGATGGGGAAGCCGCTGGAGGTCGTGGATTTCCCCGACGACCCACACGGGTTCTTCACGCAGGAGCCGTGGTCCGAGACCACCGGCGAGCTGATCCGGCTCGTCAGCGTGTTCGTCGCCGACAGCTGCGTCGCCGTCGCGGCGCCGAAGACCGCTTGA